One stretch of Pantanalinema sp. DNA includes these proteins:
- a CDS encoding PD-(D/E)XK nuclease family protein, whose protein sequence is MRKPQYSPSRLHVYQTCPRQYHYQYVRKLPRRAWANQSFGTSLHRTLQVLHEQGGPAARPLEEAQAQLERSWTGAGYDSHEHEVAELARGKDLLAAYYRTWSETQSIPLLLEKRLSAPYQGITLLGIVDRVDRRFDGSLEIIDYKSGHAPAEIRPHTLQQLGIYHYLIGEKLRETVQHHTVHYLASNVRLSLSLGAAHIEEILEGVRKTVERLEADQRFIPRVAGHCLHCDYLRYCDAGRDFAAQAAEQP, encoded by the coding sequence CGCAAACCTCAGTATTCGCCGAGCAGGCTACACGTCTACCAGACCTGTCCGCGGCAGTACCACTACCAGTACGTGCGAAAGCTGCCCCGCAGGGCATGGGCCAACCAGAGCTTCGGCACCTCCCTGCACCGCACCCTGCAGGTCCTCCACGAGCAGGGAGGCCCCGCCGCGCGCCCCCTCGAGGAGGCCCAGGCCCAGCTCGAGCGATCCTGGACCGGAGCCGGCTACGATTCGCACGAGCACGAGGTCGCGGAGCTCGCGCGCGGCAAGGACCTGCTCGCCGCCTACTACCGGACCTGGTCCGAGACCCAGAGCATCCCGCTGCTGCTCGAGAAACGCCTGTCGGCTCCATACCAGGGGATCACGCTGCTGGGGATCGTGGACCGGGTGGACCGCCGCTTCGACGGCTCGCTCGAGATCATCGACTACAAGTCGGGCCACGCCCCGGCCGAGATTCGCCCGCACACCCTCCAGCAGCTCGGTATCTACCACTACCTCATCGGCGAGAAGCTGCGCGAGACCGTCCAGCACCACACGGTCCACTACCTGGCGAGCAACGTCCGGCTCTCCCTTTCGCTCGGCGCCGCGCACATCGAGGAGATCCTCGAAGGCGTGCGCAAAACCGTCGAGCGGCTCGAGGCGGATCAGCGCTTCATCCCCCGGGTGGCCGGCCACTGCTTGCACTGCGACTACCTGCGCTACTGCGACGCGGGGCGCGACTTCGCCGCCCAAGCCGCCGAGCAACCGTAA